One stretch of Chryseobacterium indologenes DNA includes these proteins:
- the ygiD gene encoding 4,5-DOPA dioxygenase extradiol translates to MNLNDLQNISESFRNTQRMPVLFLGHGSPMNAIEENQFVQGFRKIATEIPKPNAILCISAHWYTSGTFVTAMEMPKTIHDFYGFPKELFEVQYPAPGNPQLARETAELLLPIEVEEDHNWGLDHGAWSVIRHLYPDADIPVIQLSIDYTKPPQYHYDLAQRLNKLREKGILIIGSGNIVHNLRMIDWKNINTVGAGWDWAIEAREKTNNWLLDGNFQNIIDYHKQGTSLQYAVPTPDHYLPLIYTLGLKNNTEDLSLFNDELIGGSLSMTSVRIG, encoded by the coding sequence ATGAACCTTAACGATCTTCAAAATATAAGTGAAAGTTTCAGAAATACACAGCGGATGCCGGTTTTATTTCTGGGGCATGGCTCACCCATGAATGCTATTGAAGAAAATCAGTTTGTACAGGGATTCCGGAAAATAGCCACAGAGATTCCAAAGCCTAATGCTATTTTATGTATTTCTGCTCATTGGTATACTTCCGGGACTTTTGTTACTGCTATGGAAATGCCAAAAACGATTCATGATTTTTATGGTTTTCCCAAAGAATTGTTTGAAGTACAGTATCCCGCTCCCGGCAATCCACAACTTGCCAGGGAAACTGCTGAACTTTTACTTCCCATAGAGGTGGAAGAAGATCACAATTGGGGACTGGACCATGGAGCATGGTCTGTTATAAGGCATTTATATCCCGATGCAGATATTCCTGTTATTCAATTAAGTATTGATTATACGAAACCACCACAATATCACTATGATCTTGCCCAAAGACTCAATAAGCTTCGGGAAAAAGGAATTTTAATCATAGGAAGCGGCAATATTGTTCATAACCTACGGATGATCGACTGGAAAAATATCAATACCGTAGGTGCCGGCTGGGATTGGGCTATTGAAGCCAGAGAGAAAACCAATAATTGGCTTTTGGATGGCAATTTTCAGAATATTATAGACTATCACAAACAGGGAACTTCTCTGCAATATGCTGTTCCTACTCCAGATCACTATCTTCCGTTGATTTATACCCTAGGATTAAAAAATAACACGGAAGACCTGTCTTTATTTAATGATGAACTGATTGGAGGTTCTTTAAGTATGACAAGTGTAAGAATTGGATAA
- the uvrC gene encoding excinuclease ABC subunit UvrC: MNPSLELQLKTLPSEPGVYRYYDKNEQLLYVGKAKNLKKRVLSYFNKNLSGYRIKIMVGKIQRLETTIVNSEYDALLLENNLIKEHQPFYNVMLKDDKTYPWICIKNEDFPRIFLTRNVIKDGSEYYGPYAKVRPAKILLDTIKHIYKLRTCNLNLSPSKIADGKYKVCLEYHIKNCEGPCEDLESKEDYDEKIDAIRGIIKWDFRKAKEYLVNQMMKHASNLQFEEAQIIKERLDILEDYQAKNTVVNPNIDDVDVFGMTSDETAAYVNFFKIRNGNIIQSFTTEIKKILEETDEDIMEEALIEIRQKFGSDSKEVLLPFHLSVEIPNVKLIVPKVGDKKRIVELSEKNAKEYRLEKLKQVQIVDPERHTNRIMAEMQKLLRMPVEPRHIEGFDNSNIQGTNPVSACVVFKDGKPSKADYRIFHPKTVEGPNDFATMEEVIYRRYKRMLDEGESLPQLILIDGGKGQLSSAVKSLRLLGLYGKITIVGIAKRLEEIFFPEDPIPLYLDKKSETLKILQRVRDEAHRFGVKHHRTRRKNSTIKSELEEIPGVGEKTIELLLSKLKSVKRIKEANQETLEEILGKSKAKVIWEFFNSNG; this comes from the coding sequence ATGAATCCTTCTTTAGAACTACAGCTCAAAACCTTACCCTCCGAACCCGGCGTTTATCGTTATTATGATAAAAACGAACAGCTCCTGTATGTGGGAAAAGCTAAAAATTTAAAGAAAAGGGTTCTTTCCTATTTCAATAAAAACCTTTCCGGATATAGGATTAAGATCATGGTGGGCAAAATCCAGCGTCTGGAAACAACCATTGTGAATAGTGAGTATGATGCTCTTTTACTGGAGAATAATCTGATTAAAGAACATCAGCCGTTTTACAATGTCATGCTTAAGGATGATAAAACCTATCCCTGGATTTGCATTAAAAATGAAGATTTCCCCAGAATTTTTCTGACGAGAAATGTTATTAAAGATGGTTCGGAATATTATGGGCCTTATGCAAAAGTGCGTCCTGCAAAGATTTTGCTGGACACCATCAAACATATTTATAAACTCAGAACCTGTAATCTAAACCTATCTCCTTCTAAAATTGCAGACGGAAAGTATAAAGTCTGTCTGGAGTATCACATCAAAAATTGTGAAGGCCCTTGTGAAGATCTTGAAAGCAAGGAAGATTATGACGAAAAGATAGATGCCATCCGTGGAATCATTAAATGGGATTTCCGAAAAGCAAAGGAATATCTGGTAAATCAGATGATGAAACACGCCTCTAATCTTCAGTTTGAGGAAGCTCAGATTATTAAGGAGAGACTGGATATTCTGGAAGATTATCAGGCTAAAAACACTGTAGTCAATCCGAATATTGATGATGTAGATGTTTTTGGGATGACCAGTGATGAGACGGCCGCTTATGTCAATTTCTTTAAAATAAGAAACGGAAATATCATCCAGAGTTTTACTACAGAAATTAAAAAGATTCTTGAAGAGACTGATGAGGATATTATGGAAGAGGCTTTAATTGAAATCAGACAGAAGTTTGGCTCTGATTCAAAAGAAGTGTTGCTACCTTTTCATTTGTCTGTAGAAATTCCAAATGTAAAGCTTATTGTTCCTAAAGTTGGGGATAAAAAAAGGATCGTGGAACTTTCGGAAAAAAATGCGAAAGAATACCGTTTGGAAAAATTAAAACAGGTTCAGATTGTAGATCCGGAAAGACATACCAACAGAATTATGGCTGAAATGCAGAAGCTTCTGAGAATGCCTGTTGAACCACGACATATTGAAGGGTTTGATAACTCGAACATCCAGGGAACCAATCCGGTTTCTGCCTGCGTAGTTTTTAAAGATGGAAAACCCAGTAAGGCAGACTATAGAATTTTCCATCCTAAAACCGTGGAAGGTCCTAATGATTTTGCAACAATGGAGGAAGTGATCTATCGCCGATATAAAAGAATGTTGGATGAAGGTGAAAGTCTTCCACAACTGATTCTTATTGACGGAGGAAAAGGTCAATTATCCTCTGCTGTCAAAAGTCTTAGACTGTTGGGATTGTATGGAAAAATTACCATTGTTGGAATTGCCAAGAGACTTGAAGAGATTTTCTTCCCTGAAGATCCTATTCCTTTATATCTTGATAAAAAATCTGAAACCTTAAAAATCCTGCAAAGAGTAAGAGATGAAGCCCACCGTTTTGGGGTAAAACACCACAGAACCAGAAGAAAAAATTCGACTATAAAATCTGAACTGG
- a CDS encoding GNAT family N-acetyltransferase, translating to MIIHRTDSKSIDFQTLIKYLDSTLAEHNGDDDAFFAQFNTIDMIKNCIVAYIDEVPAACGAFKEFSKDTVEIKRMYTHPEFRKRGLGSTMVKELESWAKELGYQKAVLETSKDLTNAISVYEKNGFQRIDNYGQYIGIDNSVCFEKELK from the coding sequence ATGATAATACACAGAACAGATTCTAAGTCTATAGATTTTCAAACCCTGATAAAGTATCTTGACTCTACTCTTGCAGAGCATAATGGAGATGATGATGCATTTTTTGCTCAGTTCAATACGATTGATATGATTAAAAATTGTATTGTGGCTTACATTGATGAAGTTCCGGCAGCATGTGGTGCTTTTAAGGAGTTTTCTAAAGATACGGTTGAGATCAAAAGAATGTATACCCATCCTGAATTCAGAAAGAGAGGATTAGGTTCTACCATGGTAAAGGAACTGGAAAGCTGGGCTAAAGAGTTAGGCTATCAAAAAGCAGTACTTGAAACTTCCAAAGACCTGACGAATGCGATTTCCGTTTATGAAAAGAATGGGTTTCAAAGGATAGATAATTACGGACAGTATATAGGTATTGATAATAGCGTGTGTTTTGAAAAAGAATTAAAATAA
- a CDS encoding S9 family peptidase, with protein sequence MKLHKYSLLMLILGSSAFAQTQKFTMAEAVNGMRTNLAVKNISQFSWSADGKSYIQSVKGGYLATDLKTNKQDTLVSLTQLNRQFTDNKLTSVPSIKFTGTSNGYFNTNGKMFWIEKSGSEWKVKNSAKIDLDAANVKMFGDGQTFAFTAKNNLFVNKNGKTIAVTNEANENIISGQPVHRNEFGIDTGIFPAPNSESVAFYKMDQTMVADYPIIDWSVTPAVNHNIKYPMAGQTSHQVTLGVFNIKMQTTTFLKVDGEKDQYLTAVTWSPDSKYIFVAVLNRGQNHMKMNQYDAATGTLVKTLFEETDSKYVEPQHPLIFFPNSNTDFIWQSQRTGYNHLFHYSLEKGLVAQITKGDWLVTEVLGFNEKKKEIFFTSTKETPLERHLYKINWTNFKMERLDAAEGMHLGILSNDGNYIYDAYSNANSPRVGNIINTSSLKTTNILTSENPLKNYQRPEIKNVELKADDGTPLYGKIILPTNFDPNKKYPTIVYLYNGPHLQLITNSFPASGNLWYEYMAQNGYIIFTMDGRGSANRGMKFEQAVFRNLGTTEMNDQMKGVDYLKSLPYVDGNKMGIHGWSFGGFMTTSFMLRKPDVFKVGVAGGPVIDWNMYEIMYGERYMDTPQENPQGYATANLLDKVQNLKGKLLMVHGAQDDVVVWQHSIKFIKSAVDNGVQLDYFTYPGHPHNVIGKDRVHLMQKITDYFDMYLKK encoded by the coding sequence ATGAAATTACATAAATATTCTTTATTGATGCTTATTTTGGGCAGTTCTGCATTTGCCCAGACACAGAAGTTTACGATGGCGGAGGCTGTAAATGGAATGAGAACCAATCTGGCGGTGAAAAATATTTCACAGTTTTCATGGTCTGCAGATGGGAAATCCTACATCCAGTCAGTAAAAGGTGGATATCTCGCTACAGATTTAAAAACAAACAAACAGGATACCCTAGTCTCTCTTACCCAGTTGAACAGACAGTTTACAGATAATAAACTGACGAGTGTTCCATCTATTAAGTTTACAGGAACATCCAACGGATATTTCAATACTAATGGTAAAATGTTCTGGATTGAAAAGTCAGGAAGTGAATGGAAAGTAAAGAATTCGGCTAAGATAGATCTTGATGCTGCTAATGTAAAAATGTTTGGAGACGGGCAGACTTTTGCATTTACAGCAAAGAATAATTTATTTGTGAACAAGAACGGAAAAACTATAGCGGTAACCAATGAAGCCAATGAAAATATCATTAGTGGTCAGCCTGTTCACAGAAATGAATTCGGAATCGATACCGGAATTTTCCCTGCCCCGAATTCTGAAAGTGTGGCATTCTACAAAATGGATCAGACAATGGTTGCTGATTATCCGATCATTGACTGGTCGGTAACTCCGGCGGTTAATCACAATATCAAATACCCAATGGCTGGGCAAACCTCCCACCAGGTAACATTAGGGGTTTTCAATATCAAAATGCAGACCACTACTTTCCTGAAAGTAGATGGTGAAAAAGATCAGTATCTGACTGCTGTTACATGGAGTCCGGATTCAAAATATATTTTTGTAGCAGTACTGAACAGAGGTCAGAATCACATGAAGATGAATCAATATGATGCTGCTACCGGAACATTGGTAAAAACTTTATTTGAAGAAACGGACAGTAAATATGTAGAGCCACAGCATCCGCTTATCTTCTTCCCGAACTCAAATACGGATTTTATCTGGCAGAGTCAGAGAACAGGATACAATCATTTATTTCATTACAGCTTAGAAAAAGGATTGGTTGCTCAGATCACAAAAGGAGACTGGTTGGTAACTGAAGTTTTAGGGTTCAACGAGAAGAAAAAAGAAATTTTCTTTACTTCTACTAAAGAAACTCCTTTAGAAAGACATTTGTATAAGATTAACTGGACAAACTTCAAAATGGAAAGGCTGGACGCAGCTGAAGGAATGCATTTGGGAATACTTAGCAATGACGGAAACTATATCTATGATGCTTACAGTAACGCAAATTCCCCTAGAGTCGGAAATATCATTAATACTTCGAGTTTAAAGACAACCAATATCCTTACTTCTGAAAACCCATTAAAGAATTATCAGAGACCAGAAATTAAAAATGTAGAATTAAAGGCTGATGACGGAACTCCTTTATATGGAAAGATCATCCTGCCAACAAATTTTGATCCGAATAAGAAATATCCAACCATCGTTTACCTTTACAACGGGCCACACCTGCAGTTGATTACCAATAGCTTCCCGGCTTCCGGAAATCTTTGGTATGAATATATGGCTCAAAACGGATATATTATCTTCACAATGGATGGAAGAGGTTCTGCTAACCGTGGAATGAAGTTTGAACAAGCTGTTTTCAGAAACCTTGGAACAACAGAAATGAACGACCAGATGAAAGGAGTAGACTATCTGAAGTCACTTCCTTATGTAGACGGAAATAAAATGGGTATTCATGGATGGAGCTTCGGTGGATTCATGACTACAAGTTTCATGCTTCGTAAGCCGGATGTATTCAAAGTAGGAGTAGCGGGAGGACCTGTAATCGACTGGAATATGTATGAAATTATGTATGGAGAAAGATATATGGACACCCCTCAGGAAAATCCACAAGGTTATGCAACAGCTAATCTTTTGGATAAAGTTCAGAACCTGAAAGGGAAACTATTGATGGTCCACGGAGCACAGGATGATGTAGTAGTATGGCAGCATTCTATTAAGTTTATCAAATCAGCTGTTGACAACGGGGTTCAACTGGATTATTTTACTTATCCGGGACATCCGCACAACGTGATTGGAAAAGATAGGGTTCACCTGATGCAAAAAATCACAGATTATTTTGATATGTATCTGAAAAAATAA
- a CDS encoding S8 family peptidase — MKKSVFFLALFFALNSCTQEELRNENPNTTMSQKTPLTEKQINERINQSIKNEGTFNWKNESDHFLWSAVFRGNRMVSIGFGASKDDFDRSQSPDNRNMEEEILNVIAKSEGRGSARFLLNSDKYLNQMDVTIEKEETITALRQMKTIRYVEPADYHYFENEAKYNTTAKSSGSGSSGCGFSTATLSAVDYTSTTPSAKVPWAFAKHNIPDAWNYSTGAGVTIGLIDTGVSPDQSLLGSSFNNGASSGRTISKFGVYNADGAADQCGHGTKMASVMAAPRNNAGLPVGVAYNANLIAYRAAENVVLETSSEQNGVKTAFTDLGNNANVKIISMSMGHIFSVGKIEDGVKYAYARGKLIFCAGGTSTSFTNFVGVIFPASMPETQAITGVKEGTSNQKCNVCHSGSQIDFTFQMERASGNTVPVLSYYNGQADYVGGSSVATAATAGIAALVWAKNPSWTRDQVLNKMRQSATYYPTVNSSYGYGNINVLKAVQ, encoded by the coding sequence ATGAAAAAAAGTGTATTTTTCCTGGCATTATTTTTTGCCTTAAACTCCTGTACACAGGAAGAACTTCGCAATGAGAACCCGAATACTACAATGTCTCAGAAAACTCCGTTAACGGAAAAACAGATCAATGAAAGGATCAATCAGTCCATAAAAAATGAAGGAACCTTCAATTGGAAGAATGAATCCGATCATTTTCTCTGGAGTGCTGTTTTCCGCGGTAACAGAATGGTATCTATTGGATTTGGTGCATCTAAAGATGATTTTGACAGAAGTCAATCTCCTGACAACAGAAATATGGAGGAAGAGATATTAAATGTTATTGCAAAATCTGAAGGGAGAGGCTCTGCAAGATTCCTTTTGAATTCCGACAAGTATCTTAATCAAATGGATGTTACCATCGAAAAAGAAGAAACTATAACGGCTCTTCGCCAGATGAAGACTATCCGGTATGTAGAGCCCGCAGATTATCATTATTTCGAAAATGAAGCCAAATATAATACCACTGCCAAATCTTCAGGCAGCGGTTCTTCAGGATGTGGCTTTTCGACAGCAACTTTAAGCGCTGTAGATTATACTTCTACGACACCAAGTGCAAAAGTTCCATGGGCATTTGCCAAACATAATATTCCTGATGCATGGAATTACAGTACAGGAGCAGGAGTAACCATTGGTCTTATTGATACGGGAGTTTCTCCGGATCAGTCTTTACTCGGATCCAGTTTTAACAATGGAGCATCATCAGGAAGAACGATCAGTAAATTTGGAGTTTATAATGCTGATGGTGCAGCAGATCAGTGTGGCCATGGAACTAAAATGGCTTCTGTAATGGCTGCCCCTAGAAATAATGCGGGACTTCCGGTGGGAGTAGCCTATAATGCAAATCTTATCGCCTACCGTGCTGCCGAAAATGTAGTATTGGAAACTTCCAGTGAGCAAAATGGAGTAAAAACTGCATTTACAGACCTGGGTAATAATGCCAATGTAAAGATTATTTCTATGTCAATGGGGCATATTTTTTCAGTAGGAAAAATTGAAGATGGTGTGAAATATGCTTATGCCAGAGGAAAGTTGATTTTCTGTGCTGGAGGAACATCTACCAGTTTTACAAATTTTGTGGGTGTTATTTTCCCTGCTTCAATGCCGGAGACCCAAGCGATAACAGGAGTGAAAGAAGGAACTTCCAATCAGAAATGTAATGTTTGTCATTCCGGAAGCCAGATCGATTTTACGTTCCAGATGGAAAGAGCATCAGGAAATACAGTTCCGGTGCTGAGTTATTATAACGGACAGGCAGATTATGTAGGAGGATCTTCTGTAGCAACAGCCGCTACTGCAGGAATTGCGGCTTTGGTTTGGGCTAAAAATCCATCATGGACAAGAGATCAGGTTCTTAATAAAATGAGACAGTCGGCAACGTATTACCCAACTGTTAATTCAAGTTATGGCTATGGAAACATCAATGTTTTAAAGGCTGTACAATAA
- the hutH gene encoding histidine ammonia-lyase — protein MIYGVDVFTFHDVLEICKKPNKAKLNKAAKDQILKSQKNVQQIVESDRCVYGINTGFGPLCDTKISADETAQLQYNLIISHAVGVGKPIEKELSKIMMIAKVHALSKGFSGVSLDVIERMILMLEKDIIPVVPEQGSVGASGDLAPLAHLVLPLLGLGQVWEGDKVSDTMEVLEKHNLDPLALGPKEGLGLINGTQFILAHAIKGLEKFEYLLDLADMTAAMSIEAYRGSASPFKKELHEIRPFEGSKKVAARMLKFLKGSENMKAHEDCERVQDPYSMRCVPQVHGASRNAFEHLKSMAETELNSVTDNPIVLSAEESISGGNFHGQLMALPLDYATLAAAELGNISDRRSYLLLEGKYGLPRLLTESSGLNSGFMIPQYTSAALVTENKTLCFPASADSIPTSLGQEDHVSMGSISGRKFNQVLGNLVNILSVELMFAAQGLEFRRPSKCSKIIEENFTILRSKVAKLEDDRLIGQDMLAIAELIKERKFVVN, from the coding sequence ATGATATACGGAGTAGATGTTTTTACTTTCCATGATGTTCTGGAAATATGTAAAAAACCTAATAAAGCCAAGCTGAATAAAGCTGCCAAAGACCAAATTTTAAAATCTCAGAAAAACGTACAACAAATTGTAGAATCCGATAGATGTGTATATGGAATCAATACTGGGTTCGGGCCGTTGTGCGATACTAAAATATCAGCAGATGAAACCGCTCAGTTACAATATAACCTGATTATTTCTCATGCTGTAGGAGTAGGGAAACCCATTGAAAAAGAACTTTCCAAAATCATGATGATTGCTAAAGTTCATGCTCTATCAAAAGGATTTTCCGGAGTTTCTCTTGACGTAATTGAGAGAATGATCCTTATGCTTGAAAAAGATATCATTCCTGTGGTTCCTGAGCAGGGATCTGTGGGAGCATCAGGAGATTTAGCTCCCCTGGCCCATCTTGTATTACCTTTATTAGGTCTTGGACAGGTTTGGGAAGGAGATAAAGTTTCTGATACTATGGAAGTACTGGAAAAACATAATCTTGATCCGTTAGCTCTTGGTCCAAAAGAAGGATTAGGATTGATTAATGGGACACAATTTATCCTGGCACATGCTATCAAGGGATTGGAAAAATTTGAATATTTGTTAGACCTTGCTGATATGACAGCTGCAATGAGTATTGAAGCGTACAGAGGTTCTGCAAGTCCGTTCAAAAAAGAGCTTCATGAGATCAGACCATTTGAAGGAAGTAAAAAAGTAGCCGCAAGAATGCTTAAGTTCCTGAAAGGATCAGAGAATATGAAAGCTCATGAGGATTGTGAAAGAGTTCAGGATCCTTATTCTATGAGATGTGTGCCACAGGTTCACGGGGCGAGTAGAAATGCTTTTGAGCACCTTAAAAGTATGGCAGAAACAGAATTAAACTCTGTAACTGATAACCCGATTGTATTAAGTGCAGAAGAGTCTATCTCCGGAGGAAACTTCCACGGGCAGCTGATGGCTTTACCATTAGACTATGCAACGCTTGCCGCTGCTGAATTAGGAAATATTTCAGATAGAAGAAGCTACTTATTATTGGAAGGGAAATATGGGCTTCCAAGATTATTAACGGAAAGCTCAGGATTGAACTCTGGGTTTATGATTCCTCAGTATACTTCGGCAGCATTAGTAACAGAAAATAAAACATTGTGCTTTCCAGCATCCGCAGATTCTATTCCTACAAGTTTAGGACAGGAAGACCATGTTTCCATGGGAAGTATTTCCGGAAGAAAATTCAATCAGGTTCTTGGGAATCTGGTGAATATTTTATCTGTTGAATTAATGTTTGCAGCTCAGGGATTAGAATTCAGAAGGCCGTCAAAATGTTCTAAAATCATTGAGGAAAACTTTACAATTCTTCGATCTAAGGTTGCTAAACTTGAAGATGACAGGCTGATTGGTCAGGATATGCTGGCGATTGCAGAGCTTATCAAAGAAAGAAAGTTTGTTGTAAACTAA
- a CDS encoding YceI family protein, with protein MATKWILDPTHSEITFKVKHMMISNVKGSFRTFNAEIESEDEFFANAKTTATIQTDSVFTNNTDRDNHLKSAEFFNAEAHPTITFDSQNLNNEVVGNLTINGITKPITLDVDFGGINVDPWGNTKAGFSFEGKISRKDFGLNWNAALEAGGVMVSDDVKIAGELQFVKQA; from the coding sequence ATGGCAACAAAATGGATCTTAGACCCTACGCATAGCGAAATTACTTTCAAAGTAAAACACATGATGATTTCTAACGTAAAAGGAAGTTTCAGAACTTTCAACGCTGAAATTGAATCTGAAGACGAATTCTTTGCAAACGCTAAAACAACAGCTACTATTCAAACGGATTCTGTATTCACTAATAATACAGACAGAGACAATCACTTAAAATCTGCTGAGTTCTTCAATGCTGAAGCTCATCCAACGATCACTTTTGATTCTCAGAACCTTAACAATGAAGTAGTTGGAAACCTTACGATCAACGGGATTACAAAACCTATTACATTAGATGTAGACTTCGGTGGAATTAACGTTGACCCATGGGGAAATACAAAAGCAGGTTTCTCTTTTGAAGGGAAAATCAGCAGAAAAGATTTCGGACTGAACTGGAATGCAGCTCTTGAAGCAGGAGGTGTAATGGTAAGTGATGATGTAAAAATCGCTGGTGAATTACAGTTTGTAAAACAAGCTTAA
- a CDS encoding carboxypeptidase-like regulatory domain-containing protein, with protein sequence MKTILLFFLFTYSLSFAQIIQGTVVDDKEHQLNNVTIYLDGTKTATVSKEDGTFILPLSTQSSGNIIFQKEDYQTFSTEVSAVVNKNLKVVLTKTNTIEEIVLVPYTSEAYTNYINVFLRNFIGDDPGNVRIKNLKTLKFSYDKKKKLLRVKAPKTLLIENKNLGYEIEYNLMNYSTDFNTNITNYSGTSFFKETKNTDKVKINRLNAYDGSLLHFFRSIYSNTISENGFIVNQVVKIPNSNYPTEEELNTLTDFMALSRSSETINIPENIRDISRRKSSQKSHILAITKTLIPDSDYVKRANGQVILSFKNILQVNYIKVPYEDIRKNQFTKGKYNRNLSSFLYSEEEKSFEVSKEGNISTPDQLITQGDFSKNKIENMLPLDYQLGD encoded by the coding sequence ATGAAAACGATATTACTATTTTTTTTATTTACTTATTCCCTTTCTTTCGCCCAAATCATCCAAGGTACTGTGGTAGATGACAAGGAACATCAATTGAACAATGTAACGATCTATCTTGACGGGACAAAAACAGCAACGGTCTCAAAAGAAGACGGAACTTTTATTCTCCCTCTTTCAACACAGTCTAGCGGTAATATTATTTTTCAGAAAGAGGATTACCAAACCTTCAGTACAGAAGTCTCAGCAGTGGTCAACAAAAACCTGAAAGTCGTTTTAACTAAAACAAATACCATTGAAGAAATAGTACTTGTTCCTTATACTTCCGAAGCTTATACCAATTATATCAATGTTTTTCTCCGTAATTTTATTGGAGATGATCCCGGAAATGTGAGAATTAAAAATCTGAAAACACTTAAGTTTTCTTATGATAAAAAGAAAAAGTTACTGAGAGTAAAAGCACCTAAAACCTTACTTATTGAAAATAAAAATCTGGGCTATGAAATTGAATACAATCTGATGAATTACTCCACAGATTTTAATACCAATATTACCAACTATAGTGGAACAAGTTTTTTTAAGGAAACTAAAAATACAGATAAGGTTAAAATCAACCGGCTAAATGCCTATGACGGAAGCTTACTGCATTTTTTCAGAAGCATCTATAGCAATACCATTTCTGAAAATGGATTCATTGTCAATCAGGTTGTGAAAATTCCCAATTCAAACTATCCTACTGAAGAGGAGCTGAATACATTAACCGATTTTATGGCTCTATCAAGATCTTCGGAGACCATCAACATTCCTGAAAATATCAGAGATATTTCCCGCCGAAAGAGCAGCCAGAAATCTCATATACTTGCTATCACCAAAACACTGATCCCTGATTCAGATTATGTGAAAAGAGCAAATGGGCAGGTTATTTTGAGTTTTAAAAATATTCTTCAGGTTAATTATATCAAAGTACCTTATGAAGATATTAGGAAAAATCAGTTTACTAAGGGAAAATACAATAGAAACCTCTCTTCTTTTCTATATTCCGAGGAAGAGAAATCCTTTGAGGTTTCAAAAGAAGGAAATATCAGCACCCCTGATCAGCTTATTACTCAAGGAGATTTTTCAAAAAATAAGATTGAAAATATGCTTCCTTTGGATTATCAATTAGGAGATTAG
- a CDS encoding LLM class flavin-dependent oxidoreductase has protein sequence MELGIGMFGDLAFDQSTGKYRDAGTKLHEILEQVKLMDEVGIDVFAMGEHHRPDYAVSSPEMVLAAAASITKNIKLASGVTVLSSSEPVKVYEDFSTLDLISNGRAEIFVGRGSFIESFPLYGYSLNDYEELFDEKLDLLLKINSEENVTWSGKLRAPMKGQTVYPRAKNDGKLSIWRAVGGTPQSVLSAAQLGMPLVVAIIGGMPIQFKNLIEFYKQEYQKAGHDMTKMQIAIHSHTFVSDDQNIVDGYFHNYKSQMDRIGSSRGWAPYTKMQYDGGRSKDGALFIGSPAEVADKIAYMKEIFGITRFIGHMDIGDPAHDIMMKSIELFGKEVKPLVQNL, from the coding sequence ATGGAATTAGGAATAGGAATGTTCGGAGATTTAGCTTTCGATCAATCAACAGGAAAATATAGAGATGCAGGAACCAAGCTTCATGAAATTCTGGAGCAGGTAAAATTGATGGATGAGGTAGGTATTGATGTTTTCGCCATGGGAGAGCATCACCGGCCGGATTATGCTGTTTCTTCACCGGAAATGGTATTGGCAGCCGCAGCAAGCATCACAAAAAATATAAAATTAGCAAGCGGAGTAACTGTTTTGAGTTCATCAGAACCGGTGAAAGTGTACGAAGACTTTTCAACATTGGATTTAATTTCAAACGGAAGAGCAGAGATATTCGTTGGGCGTGGAAGTTTCATTGAATCCTTTCCTTTATATGGTTATTCGTTGAATGACTATGAAGAACTTTTTGATGAAAAACTGGATTTATTACTAAAGATCAATTCTGAGGAAAATGTAACCTGGTCAGGAAAGCTTCGTGCTCCAATGAAAGGTCAGACCGTATATCCAAGAGCAAAGAATGATGGAAAACTGTCAATTTGGAGAGCAGTAGGAGGAACTCCTCAATCTGTTTTAAGTGCAGCTCAATTAGGAATGCCTTTAGTAGTAGCCATCATTGGAGGAATGCCGATCCAGTTTAAAAATCTGATTGAATTCTACAAACAGGAATACCAGAAAGCAGGGCATGATATGACCAAAATGCAGATTGCAATTCATTCACATACCTTTGTAAGCGATGATCAGAATATTGTGGATGGATATTTCCATAATTACAAGTCGCAGATGGATAGGATAGGGTCTTCCAGAGGCTGGGCACCTTACACTAAGATGCAGTATGATGGCGGAAGAAGTAAAGATGGCGCATTATTCATCGGAAGCCCGGCTGAGGTAGCGGATAAAATTGCTTATATGAAAGAGATCTTCGGAATTACCAGATTTATAGGACACATGGACATTGGTGATCCGGCTCATGATATTATGATGAAATCTATTGAATTATTCGGGAAAGAAGTAAAACCATTGGTTCAAAACCTGTAA